TCTGCTTCAATCAGGTGGGCGATGGCTACGGGCTGTTTTTGCCACGGTTGCTCGACACGTTGCTCGGCAGCCTGATCGCCGGCCTGGCGGTGTTCCTGTTCCTGCCGGACTGGCAGGGCCGCCGCCTGAACAAAGTGCTGGCCAACACCCTGACCTGCAACAGCATCTACCTGCGCCAGATCATGCAGCAATATGCCGCCGGCAAGAGCGACGACCTGGCTTATCGCCTGGCCCGGCGCAACGCGCACAACGCCGACGCGGCACTGTCGACCACCCTGGCCAATATGTTGATGGAGCCGGGGCATTTCCGTAAGGAAGCGGACGTGGGTTTCCGTTTCCTGGTGCTGTCCCATACCTTGCTCAGCTACTTGTCAGGGCTCGGCGCGCACCGCGACACGCAACTGCCGGCCGAGGTGCACGAACACCTGATCGACGGCGCGGGCAAGACCCTCGCGGCGAGCATCGATGAGATCGCCACGGGGCTGGCCAACAAGCAACCCATTGCGATCCAGAGCGATGCCGAGGAAGCCCTGGCCGCGGACCTGGAGCAGATGCCGGATGAGATAGATGAAGGGCAGCGACTGGTGCAGACGCAGTTGGCGTTGATCTGCCGGCAGTTGGGGCCGCTGCGTACGTTGGCGGCGCATTTGATCAAGGACACCAGCGCGGCTTAGGCCGCTACATCCCATGTGCACTCATCAACCGTGCATAGCTGCCATCGGCCTTCATCCTGGCAATCTCCCGATCAAACCCGGCCACGATCTGCGCGTGCTCGGGGTGCTTGAGGCTTACCAGGATATGCAGACTGTTTTCACTCAGCGGCTTGGGCAGGAACTCCACCGCATTGCGCACTTTGGGCGATTCGCGGGACAAGTAATAGCGCGCGACATATTCATCCTCCACCGTCAGCCGCACCCGCTGCGCCGCCAGCATGCGCACGGCCATGGCGAAGTTATGCACCGGGACTTTCTGTAACTGCGTATCCCCATCGAACGCTGCTGAATACGCATACCCCCGCACCACGGCGACGGGGTAGTCGTGCAATTGTTCAAGGTTCTGATACTCGATGGGGTCGTCGCGACGCTTGATAAACCGCACGCGGTTGACCAGGTACTCGCCGGAGAACTCTCCCAGGTGCGTGCGGGCATCGTCGTACCAGGCGTTGATCAGCACGTCATAGCGCCCGTCGCCCACGCCCATCAGCGCCCGAGCCCACGGCACCTGTTCAAACTCACTGGCATAACCCGCACGGGCCAGGGCGGTGCTGACGATATCGGTCGCCAGCCCGCCGTTGATCAACGTGGCATCGGTAAAGGGGGGCCAGGCATCTGCAACCAAACGCAGGCGCAGACGCTCTGCAAACGCAGGCGCCGCCAGCAACAACACTCCAATCAACGCAACGGCACGAGAGAGTCGCAGCATGCTCAAAGTCCTTGGCGGGCAGGCAATGGCCTTGGTTCAGGCAATGCCTGAGGCTCTAACATTAGCTCAGATTACACAAAGAAACGGCCGGTGAACGCACTCAATGATGGCAAATTGATTTCATTCACAAAAATAGTTGATTTAGACACCGCCGCCCACCGCGCTTACTATCCAGCACAGACATTTACGTGAGACCACACCATGACAGTCGATTGGGTTTGCAAACATCACAGCGACCTGGGCAAGGAGCAGCTGTATGCCATCCTGCGTTTGCGCAGCGAAGTCTTCGTTGTCGAGCAGAAGTGCGTTTATCAGGACATCGACGGGCAGGACCTGGCTGGCGATACCCACCACTTGATGGCCTGGAAAAATGATGAGTTGGTGGCCTACCTGCGCCTGCTGGACCCGGAATCCCAGGGCGGTGACGTAGTGGTCGGCCGGGTGATCGTTGCGCCAGCGGCACGCGGTACTGGTTTGGGGCACCAG
This region of Pseudomonas asgharzadehiana genomic DNA includes:
- a CDS encoding substrate-binding periplasmic protein; protein product: MLRLSRAVALIGVLLLAAPAFAERLRLRLVADAWPPFTDATLINGGLATDIVSTALARAGYASEFEQVPWARALMGVGDGRYDVLINAWYDDARTHLGEFSGEYLVNRVRFIKRRDDPIEYQNLEQLHDYPVAVVRGYAYSAAFDGDTQLQKVPVHNFAMAVRMLAAQRVRLTVEDEYVARYYLSRESPKVRNAVEFLPKPLSENSLHILVSLKHPEHAQIVAGFDREIARMKADGSYARLMSAHGM
- a CDS encoding GNAT family N-acetyltransferase, which produces MTVDWVCKHHSDLGKEQLYAILRLRSEVFVVEQKCVYQDIDGQDLAGDTHHLMAWKNDELVAYLRLLDPESQGGDVVVGRVIVAPAARGTGLGHQMMEETLRQIKEIWPETPIFLSAQAHLQGYYGKYGFVVAGEEYLEDDIPHIGMRRA